The Gaiellales bacterium DNA segment GTGCTCGTGCCCCAGGCGCAGCGCCTGCGCCTGGTCGCGCTCGTCCACATGCCGCTCGGCCGGCGCCAGGCGGAGGCCGTCGCGCGCGAGCGGGAGGGCGCCGTGCTCTCGAGCGCGAGGGCCGTCGTGACGACGAGCGAGTGGGCGCGGCGCACGCTGCTCGCGTTGTACGGCCTGGCGGCGGAGCGGGTGCGGGTCGCCGAGCCGGGTGTCGATGCCGCCGACCTGGCGCCGGGCACGGCCACTGCGGGCGCGCTCCTGTGCGTCGCCGCCGTGACGCCCGGGAAGGGCCACGACGTGCTGCTCGACGCGCTCTCGACGATGCCGGAGCTGCGCTGGCATTGCCGCTGCGTCGGCAGCCTCGACCGCGACCCCGCATACGCCCGGCGGCTGCGGCTGCGCAGCGCCGATCTCGGGCTCGGGCAGCGCCTGTCGTTCCCGGGGCCGGGGGCGGGCGCCGAGCTCGACCGCAGCTACGCCGCCGCCGACCTGCTGGTGCTCGCCTCGCGCGGCGAGACGTACGGCATGGTCGTCACCGAGGCGCTCGCCCGCGGCCTGCCCGTGATCGCAGCCGACGTGGGCGGCGTGCCCGAGGCCCTCGGCCACGCCGGCGACGGCTCGCGGCCGGGCGCACTCGTGCCGCCCGACGACCCGGCCGGGCTCGGCGCCGCGCTTCGCGCCTGGCTCGGCGATGCCGACCTGCGGCACAGGTGGCGCCGCGCGGCCCAGGAGCGGCGCGCGGCGCTCGAGCCGTGGTCGGCCACGACGTCGACGCTTGCGGCCGTCCTCCAGGGAGCCGCCCCGTGAGCGTCGAGACGATCCGCGTCAGCACCGAATGGCTCGACCTGCGCGAGGGCGCCGATGCCGCTGCCCGCTCCC contains these protein-coding regions:
- a CDS encoding glycosyltransferase family 4 protein codes for the protein MRDVHVIVPGGYDDPARPSGGNTYDRRVCEGLAAQGWPVVVHAVPGSWPHPNAAAHALLADVVGRIPDDALVLLDGLVASTAPEVLVPQAQRLRLVALVHMPLGRRQAEAVAREREGAVLSSARAVVTTSEWARRTLLALYGLAAERVRVAEPGVDAADLAPGTATAGALLCVAAVTPGKGHDVLLDALSTMPELRWHCRCVGSLDRDPAYARRLRLRSADLGLGQRLSFPGPGAGAELDRSYAAADLLVLASRGETYGMVVTEALARGLPVIAADVGGVPEALGHAGDGSRPGALVPPDDPAGLGAALRAWLGDADLRHRWRRAAQERRAALEPWSATTSTLAAVLQGAAP